DNA sequence from the Kazachstania africana CBS 2517 chromosome 4, complete genome genome:
TAATTGAGCCTTGGATAATTCCCAAAAAGCTTTTTCTAAGTAGCGAACACCACCATGGGCCATCTTAgtagattttgaagaagttcCGGATGCAAAATCGTATTTTTCAACCAAAGCGACATTGAGACCTCTTGTAGTGGCATCTAAAGCACATCCTGCCCCCGTAGCACCACCACCAATGACTAAAACGTCGAATTGATTTGTCTTATTCAATTTCGATATGAGGTCATTTCTTGTGGGCAAATTAACGCTCCGTTTATCAAGCGGAGAAATTAATTTGCCGTCTTCCTGATAGGAAGGTGCATGAATTCTTGGACCTTTCTTTGCGTAAATAATACCACCTACCGTCACTGTGGCTATACCGGCCACTACGACTTTAGGCAGTAGATTCTTTGTCTTTGCAGTAAACATTTGcttcaatgaaatgaatTCACTATAAGATTATGGGTCTCTTGAACGCGACAgaaagaaaggaaaagaaaaaccaCACGACCAACAGAAGTTAAGATAATAagtacatatatatatatatatatatttatatatatatatgtaaacTTAAACTTAtgtaagaagaagattttgtaCAAGgattacttttttttgaacGGCAGAATTGGATTTACTTAACAAATTAAACGTTTTTCGCCTTAGAGAAAACAAGCAAACTGTATGCCAATTCGAAGTATTAAGATTGGTTGATCTTTTTATACAACGAAATCTTATGGtcattttaaatttgaatttcattgGTTTAGAAGGCAGAGTGTGGTTTCCCAATTGGGGTGGCGGGTAGAGCGGTATTGCTTCTTATGGTAATGGATTTCCCAATAGGGGATGCGCTCATCCCCTTGCTGGACACGGCGGAATCTCGGAGTTAACGCCGCCGGCGTTTTTTGTAcgattttatttttgggTCGGGTTTTTCAGGGTTGCCAGTTAGGGTTGGACGAGGGCAGGTAGGGTTGGAAAATGAACGGTCGGAGTCTCTTTAGGGCTAAGAATGGCAGCTTTTTCCTGTCATGATCATCTCTTTAGGCATATACGATTTAAAACTGACATATGTAGTTTATTATATACTGAAGATCATCAGTCTGTCAGTCCTCTACgttttgatcttttcagTTTTCTTCGAACGACTAACGTTGGCACGGAACATACAAAGTTTTGTAAAGTTGATAACATAATTGATAGAGAACAACATAATGCCATGGGTTTTAATCCATAAATCATTTCGCTTAATAGATGCTTGGGATACGGATGTGTCAACGACACTATGATGACGTCCAAATTATCAATGACACCACTTAtacaatcaaataaatgcaatgtcattttcttcactcttttcaaattattataaatgaTCGTTTCGTCAATATGTTTCAAAGTGGATTCCCAATTGACGATATACAAAGTGTCTCCATTATTTATAACACAACCCATAACGTATGTCAATGCATAGATCGATTCGCTCGATAGATCCATGAATAATATGTACGATTGTCCATCCCCATTCTTACTGGATCCTTCACCTTTTGTGACAAGATCAATAGCGCGAATATATccatcttcaatttcatccaaTTTGGTCGTTTCATCAGGTAACACACTCTCAATCTCCTTTTCATACTGTTGAACCCATGGCTTTCTTGATTCTAACACTTCATTGATACTTACACagaaatttggtaaaaCTTTCATTCctaaatcaaaatcaagttTCTCATCAATCTcaacttcattatcaatatcactaACTTGCTCTTCATCCgattcttcctcttcaaaatcctcagactcttcatcttcatcttcatcttcatcatctccCTtgtcttcatcttctacCGATTCAGAAGAATAAATCTCATCACTATCATACGTACCTTCCTTCTTCTTGAGTTTCTCATTCGCATTGAACAACCTCATTGATGGGTCCTGCCTCAATACTGTCCATTTTAAGAATTCTTCCTCTCTAACTTTGCTTGAGTTCctagaaaatgattttgatcTAGACCTCGATCTTGAAAAGCTCTGACTAGTACTAGCATTGCTACGCTGTTTCTTCAATCTAGATCTACCTCTGTCTATATTAAACTGCACTTCTGTGGCATTTTTATGTAATATCGATTCGTCCTTTGGTGATGGTGACGAGTCCTTCGTCGTTCTACTTTCAACAGCATGTAACGGTGCCTGCGTACCGTCCGGTGTTGTCAGCAATATACTCTTATTATTAGGATTATCCACCATTGGGTCTTCAGCTCTTATATAATTATCTATTAAAATCCTTTTGTATTTCTTGTATATGAAAAGTATATCGTATATCCTTTTCTGTCTCTCCCTCGTCCttagaaataataatcatcgtcaaaatattacaatGATTATATATGTCAGTTATATTATAAGAAAAGCAGCTATAAACGGAACATTATCATTTTAAAGTAATATGAACTTGCCCAATGATCAACCAGTAGTGGACCCGTTTGCCAGCAAATTTTCTATACCAGCAAAGAGAATTTTTGACAGTCAAACAACACAATATTTCCAACACTCTGTTGCAAATTATAGATTGAAGTATTTTACTAATAAGTATATCAATTTGGTCAGAGGGGTACCGTTACCAGTTTCTAGAAACATTACCATGACAATCACTAGATACATACTAGATCTGCTGGATAAATGTTCACAATTCATTGACGAAACTCCTCCCCTCATAGAACCAAGAAGATTTGGTAATTTATCCTGTAGGACATGGCATGATAAGATCAATTCATACTTACCGGGTGAACTCAAAACTATTATTGATAACTTTTCTACCATTGAAAACGAAAATATGTTTAACGAATTAAACTATTATCTATTGAACTCTTTCGGTTCCAAGACTAGATTGGATTATGGAACAGGCCATgaactttcatttttagcATTCATTAGCTGCATAGATATGATACGAATGCTACAAGATATGACTGCCGATGATTTTCTACTCATCTGGCAATCGTACTATAATTTGACCAGGAAACTTATTTTAACCTATACATTGGAGCCTGCTGGTTCACACGGAGTTTGGGGCTTAGATGATCATTTCCATCTCGCTTATATCTTTGGAAGTTCACAGCTCATCTCAGACATAAGTCACCTTGCACCAAAAGATATACTGAAAAAAGATGTTGTAGCAGAACATAAGGAAAATAATCTATATTGTCAAGCAATCAACTTTATCTTCACTGTCAAGAAGGGTCCATTCAATGAACATTCACCGATACTATACGATATCTCCAAAAATGTCAAATCCTGGAGTAAAGTATTGAAAGGCTTACTTAAGATGTACAACGATGAagtattgaataaattcCCAGTAGTACAGCATTTTTGGTTTGGCGACGGATTTTTCCCATGGAAGGATAACAATTCTGGCAAAGACTTGCCAGTTTTCGAACATAGTGAAGGCGAGTCACCTAATCCAGCAATCATGACAATGATGCCTTCAAGTACCGAAACTATGGCCAGTTTCAATCTAGCACGATCATCGAAATCTCCTATCATGAATCCTAATTACAAGATGTCAATGCACAGACCACCATCACTGTCCAAGAATTCGAGAGAGATGAAACCACCCAGCACTAATGTCATCAACTCTTACCTATCAAGGCCGCACTCACAATCTTCTAACCAAAACAGGAACACAAGTGGTTCAGACACTAACAATATTCTTCATAGGACATAATTACGCAATCGTCATTATATACTATTTTAAATGTTTATACAGGAGCTTATCTCATTATTACAATGTAAGTATGCTATTTCTCATTTTGACGAGCCctatatttattttttagccctaaaaatattgaaaagtaaGATTTCCCGAAGATTAAATGAACAAACCACTTAATCATTCACTGCTGAAGTAAGGTTATCACTCTGGCAACCCTGAACTCAATGAGGACTACGAAGAAGCACACGTTCAATATCTACGAGGATTCCAAAgtagtaaaaaaaaactttctTCGAGTGGTTCCAAATCTCTCTCTGTTAGCCTTTTGACCTCTGAGATTAAAAACGataagaataaaaattgtCAAGTGCAGCCCCAGAACAAAGCTATAAATATGACAGCACTACTACAATCTAGATATGATGTTAATAAAAATTGTGTTGAGCATACACGTCGAAATCttgaattcatcaaatCGTCAATGAATTCGACTCATTGTttaaagaattcaaaagaaactCAGGGAAGAACTCAAGTTATAACTATCTTGAATAATTCCGAAGttaaaaaaatgacattCGCTAGGCACTGGAATGAAAGACCGCATCTGAACCTGTTAGACGAATGTAATAAACCCGTTTCTCTAGCTATCAGTCTACAGAAATCATTGTGGGATTTAAACGCTCTGGTTACAGTGAGtaaaaacaataaaaaatatgatttaCTTATAAAAGTTGCCTCTGCCAGACGTCTTTCTTCAACTGAGATGCTTATAATACCTTCAACTGATGAAGCTATGCGATATATATTGCATAAGCCACTCACTTTTCGGACTAACAGCGTAGACAATTTCACTGGAGCCCATTTGGCGctgaattcaaagatttcatTCAGATTGGATGATACTTTAATTTGGTGCTTAAATTGGAAACTtttacaataataatattctaTTAATAACCACTTGTAACATTATCGTGCCAAACATGCATTTTTGAACTatcaaagaatatataCACTTCACATCTCTATCATTTATCTCTATACAATTTCAAGATCGCTATCACTCTCACTATTATCATTCGACTTGTTCTGGCCAAAATTTTCCTGCCACACCTTCtctcttttgttttttttgtttaataaGTCAACCTTTGATGGTgccaaaataatatattcctTCTTGAATGCCATCAAATCGTCAACAGTACGATCTTTTTGGCTCAGAAACTTCGGTTCACCGTCCTTTGATCTTTCcttgtttttcaaaatcctGCTAATTTTACCACCAGTGGGATCAAAGCCTACCTTCTGAAATAAACCACTCTGTAGGGTACGTTGCGTAGTTTGTTTCATCTTTTCAACTTCCTCTCTCGTCTTGCCCTCAAGATCTTGATCCTTCCTCAATAGTCGATCAAGCTCACGATTTAATACATTAGACTTCCGTTGTTCCATTATTTTCCTTCTCTTATTATCTAGGTTACTAATCATATCtggattttgaaattcatcatcaaagAATGCTTTCGCAGCATTCCTATTACTAAAGAATTTAGATTTTTCTCCATATTTATCAATCAAATGAGGATTATTTTGAGAGTAACTTGGTGTTAGTTTGAAATTCTGTATTTTCACATTCTGAGCTGTGTGTCCCCTATATAGGGCTGGCTGTGATTCTAATTTAGTGGGAGCACCAAGTGCATATTGCCCACTTAGATCTAACCTCTTTGATGGGCCTTTTCTAATTTCCATTTCTCTGTGATATTCACAGCATCTATCCACTTTCTTGTTTATTGGTACACCACATTCCTTACTTGTCGACCTTACCACTATTGGGCACCTGGCAAGGTCCCGGCTTTTGCCAATTTCTAATATGCATTTATAAGGATGAGAAATACGAAGATTGAATGATTTAATATAGTTCTGCTTCCCTGATGGCCTCCAGGGAAGGATCTCTGGATTTAAGACGGCGATGATATCACCAATCCTGAGATTGTAGTATCTTTCAACACCTTCCTTTCCAAATATGTATGTGTCAACCTTATGTTTAAAGTCCGTCAATGTaaatttcagatatttCTGAGGTTTGTTACTAGCTGTAAATTTAATATCACTTTTGTCAGATACTATACCAACAACTACCCAGTTGGAATATTGAGGTTCCTCGAATTTTGGAGGACGTACTTTCGCAAAAAGCTTATTCAgtctcaaaattttaactTCATGTAACATTGATTTCAGGTTAGAAACCGGTGTGTACCGCTTATTTATCCAAAGATTTGAATACTGCTCTAATTCATCCACTATTACATGCTGGTACTCGTTCTTGGGTTCAATTCCATTAAAAGTATGTACCCTTGATTTCATCATACTTTCATGCTTTTCAATATGAAccttttcctttcttttgGCATCACGAAACTTCTCCATAAAATATTCTGTAGAAGCATTCGAATCATTTAGCCTGGCTGTTTGTTTTTGGAATCTTTGTTGTAGACAAAGTTCATTAGGATTTTCATTGCTTTCTTCGAAACGGTTAATATTCTTCAACTTTTGATCCTTCTGTTCAACAAGTTGGAGTTCATGTTTTTTAACTGGAGAGGCAGGAACCTGCACACCTGTGAAGTTAGGGTCTCTTCTTtctatttcaatttttttcctgtGCAGACGTTCAAGTAAATCTCTTTTaacattttctattttctCTAATTCCAACTCAATTCTCCGAGCATCCTCCTTGTCTGGTGTGATATTTTGGTACAGATCATTCGGCGCAATTTCTCGAGGATCACTCATAGTCTTCAGTTATTGCCTTCGTCTATTGAAATGTCACTGtgaatttattttccaaattgttTCGTAAATCCTCTAATACGCGCGTcataaaagaaaaggatatgaagatatatatatcatcgaataataatacaaattATTTTACATGTGTATTTTTAcataaatattgatattgaagatcACGGTTGAAATCAGTTCATTCTGTCTTTTTTGGCTTCTTACTTTCTGAAAAGTCATCCTCTTTTTCATCAGAAACCGGACGTTTTATCGATTCGTTATCGATTTCTTTGAGTGCTTCAAAAGGCTTGAAACCACTTTGATCATTTGTAGTCTTGCCAAAACCAGAAAAACCTCCAAAAGCCGTAGAGGTTCCAAAATTGGAGAAAGTTGGAGCGCCAAACGTTGCTTGTGCGGTCTTATTCAGTTCTTTATTAACGGTCCCAGTAGATTTACCTGGCGTGAAACTGAACGTAGGAGCCATATGAACTATGGGTAATGCAGCAGGTGAGTTTGACTTGGAAAGCTCTTGTGTTGGAGATGTAAATGGATTTGAATCATTGGACACATCCTTACCTGAGTCCACTTTTGCGGTGGGTCTCAGTTTCAGTACAGCTTCAGTTCGGGTGCCAGTATTATCTTTGTAAAGCTGTGGTGAATTAACGTCTATTTTTGTTAGTCCAGATATAGACTTCCTAACCTTGCTGCCAGACTCGTTATCTTTTGCTACCTGTGATTCTagttttgaaagttttctCTCAAGTAATGTTGTTTTCATCTCTGCTTGACGCTTTCCCTCTTCGAATGCCTTTGTTCTTATAGTTTCAAGTTTAGCTTGCAGATCTTGTTCGATCGCATGTTCAAGCTCCCTTCTAACTTTTTGCTTTAGCTCATCTGGTGACATGTCAGCTTTATCAGCTAGAGCAATTAAGTTAgccttttcttcaacacGCTTATCAAAGTCACTTTCTAATTCGGCACGccttttttcaataatacgttgaattttttcctCTGATGGTAGCCTTATATGTCTCTTTAGATTTTCTTTGGCCTCCTCAATCCTTTGCAAAGTCTGCTCTTCCCAATCTTTTCGTAATTCCTGCTTAAGTTTATCTACATTCGAGCCGGTATTATCGTTAGTTACATTCTCACTCTGTTTGGATAATACCTCGTTTCTCCCCGattcgaatttttcattcaattccCTAACCTTCTCCTCAATTAAGCGGtccttttctctttcaaaatctagCTTCATTGTAGAAATTAATTGGTTTGTTTCATCGTCTTTTTTCCTGAGAACATTTATTTCCTCTCTTAAAGAAACTACTTCTTGGTTCAATGTTTCATTCAGTTTCTGAAGCATAGTAATAGTTTTGTTAAGTTTGGCTTCATTTTCCTTGAAAGTTTTCTCTGAAACAAGCTTTTCATCCTTGTCAAATTTctctaaattttcttttagcGTCAATTCTATCTCCCTTAtctttttatctttttctttcattacTTCCTCTAGTTGTAAGTTGGAGGCTTTGATTTCTGATAGGTCATTATTCAGGGTTTGGATGTGTATTTTATTAGCgtccaatttttcatgagCTTGTTTTTTCAGCAACTGAAACTTCTCACTTAGCTTCTCTTTCTCCTTCGTTCTTTCCTCTATTAGACCTTTTAGTGAATCTATTTcgtttttgaaatttgctTCTAAACCTAGGGTGTCATCCTGTCTGTGTACCATTTGCTGCCAACGTTTCTTCCAACGCTCAATCTCATCCTTATATAgagaaatttcttgatctttctccttgaaatatctttcagtattatttttttgatcttGTAGTGGGCCGCTAAGTTTCCTCACTTGAGAGAGCTCATCGTTTAATATGCAGTTATCATGCTTTAATTGGTTAACTTCAGTAAGTAATGAGACGTTATTTTCTCTCAAGAGATGAACCTCCTTCAACTCATCCAGAATCTTCTCATGTCCTGTCAGAAGGTTAGAGAGAGGGAGGTTATGCCACTGTTGTCCTTTTGAAACTGCGTCAAGTTCCGATTTTAGACCAGCACACCTTTCCCTTAGTACTTCTCCTTCTCTTTCAACGATTGCCAGTTTTTTTTGGAGAGTATCTCTTTCCCGCTTCATGCAAACTATTATGTCTTTAATATCATCTTTGTTCTGTGTATCTTCCAAATCCAACGTGGCATTTAGCTGTTCATGAAGCAAGTTATTCTGGGTAcataaatcatcaattcGTTTATTTGCCAAATCAAGCAAATCCTCTAACTCCCTTGTATGCTGAATATCTACTTGCATCTCAGCAGATTTGCTTAACTCTTCCCTATAACCTGAAATTTCCTCTATCATCTTTTCACATAATAGTTCTTTCTCTGACAATGTGGCATTAGTTTCCTCATGTTTTTgcctttcttcttctaatttcatTTCGACGTCATGCAAATCGTCCTCCAAACTTTTCTTGGCCACTTCGGTAAGACTGTTGTTTTCCATAATTTTATCCAATTCGTTATTTAGAGAAGCTTTCTCTGTATCGAATGaattcttttctaattgaAGTTGGTCATGTAAATGTTGGTATTCTGCTCTAATTGCTTGCAATGAGGTTTTGAGCTCTTTCTTATCGCTTGCTAATTGTTCTATTTGAGCGATTAAgtctttttcctttttagTAACATTTTCAGGCAATCCAACCACTTGACTTGAGTCTGTTAAAGCGTCACATTTTTTTGCTTCCTTcgattcttcttctgtcCTTCCTACTTGCATCACCGGTAAGGACGTGGACTTTCTAAC
Encoded proteins:
- the MLP2 gene encoding Mlp2p (similar to Saccharomyces cerevisiae MLP2 (YIL149C) and MLP1 (YKR095W); ancestral locus Anc_5.702), with amino-acid sequence MADTDSTELAKFLGISDIELSNINTELRSKLESSVDNLIKEKLNLKSTIEETESTYKNKIKNLEDEINILAKTRDISGPIRITGVEAQAPNNATSISNINDEILTLQRELERAKSEHLISQSEAERSLKQSELVREHNQWLEEHLVKTTEELMTQKQSILKMEEKDQEIDNLRHEVSILKKNNDLLLGKNQELSENVQEKLIEIKQKSDDYSTKQQEFLHEIGLKDRINSSLETQLKEIQQEKSIQNEDNTSRAESQKIMEQLIDTRKQLKDSRNECTRLKSYVNEFINDVNGEYSSSSSLLKKELLKVKEQKDYLETQVENFITELEIKVPVIDSLEKKNKDLEKELSDVTSLVDRISIERESLEKEFQSFKRKSEHNDGMIQTLTTQRSDLAHQIQFLLLILGEQATTNALLSKDETDFIRRLTENDTYARNNDSQSIISERLLKFADITELQKQNMDILATVRHLAGQLEEQEKLRQADHHTIERKTLEEAKKALLDLQEYTNSLERKLETFRKERDVYKLLSKGKSPSSNKPSECNDIDKHTTGKLQNELQQTREYLTKEIEKLTRTNKDILNKKKELEYSMKKMESAKEYAEGKAELIENNLLMLQENRKSVLEQNDHLQQLLSQKEAKLAELTQDLHELTSQYNLLQIRFTDTQSQSNSLRTQHQTTQKELFEVVEEKNALKVKIHELEISRNECKGIQATVELKLNERLTEYQLHEQDLLKIIEKQEDQIRDMEVKRAEELNWYQKNFPTQTETEIGLPVDMKKEGETGRQSNRDTLESQKSGSPGFTDLGTDSSVRKSTSLPVMQVGRTEEESKEAKKCDALTDSSQVVGLPENVTKKEKDLIAQIEQLASDKKELKTSLQAIRAEYQHLHDQLQLEKNSFDTEKASLNNELDKIMENNSLTEVAKKSLEDDLHDVEMKLEEERQKHEETNATLSEKELLCEKMIEEISGYREELSKSAEMQVDIQHTRELEDLLDLANKRIDDLCTQNNLLHEQLNATLDLEDTQNKDDIKDIIVCMKRERDTLQKKLAIVEREGEVLRERCAGLKSELDAVSKGQQWHNLPLSNLLTGHEKILDELKEVHLLRENNVSLLTEVNQLKHDNCILNDELSQVRKLSGPLQDQKNNTERYFKEKDQEISLYKDEIERWKKRWQQMVHRQDDTLGLEANFKNEIDSLKGLIEERTKEKEKLSEKFQLLKKQAHEKLDANKIHIQTLNNDLSEIKASNLQLEEVMKEKDKKIREIELTLKENLEKFDKDEKLVSEKTFKENEAKLNKTITMLQKLNETLNQEVVSLREEINVLRKKDDETNQLISTMKLDFEREKDRLIEEKVRELNEKFESGRNEVLSKQSENVTNDNTGSNVDKLKQELRKDWEEQTLQRIEEAKENLKRHIRLPSEEKIQRIIEKRRAELESDFDKRVEEKANLIALADKADMSPDELKQKVRRELEHAIEQDLQAKLETIRTKAFEEGKRQAEMKTTLLERKLSKLESQVAKDNESGSKVRKSISGLTKIDVNSPQLYKDNTGTRTEAVLKLRPTAKVDSGKDVSNDSNPFTSPTQELSKSNSPAALPIVHMAPTFSFTPGKSTGTVNKELNKTAQATFGAPTFSNFGTSTAFGGFSGFGKTTNDQSGFKPFEALKEIDNESIKRPVSDEKEDDFSESKKPKKTE
- the KAFR0D02200 gene encoding uncharacterized protein (similar to Saccharomyces cerevisiae YIL152W; ancestral locus Anc_5.707), yielding MTALLQSRYDVNKNCVEHTRRNLEFIKSSMNSTHCLKNSKETQGRTQVITILNNSEVKKMTFARHWNERPHLNLLDECNKPVSLAISLQKSLWDLNALVTVSKNNKKYDLLIKVASARRLSSTEMLIIPSTDEAMRYILHKPLTFRTNSVDNFTGAHLALNSKISFRLDDTLIWCLNWKLLQ
- the IMP21 gene encoding Imp21p (similar to Saccharomyces cerevisiae IMP2' (YIL154C); ancestral locus Anc_5.710), giving the protein MVDNPNNKSILLTTPDGTQAPLHAVESRTTKDSSPSPKDESILHKNATEVQFNIDRGRSRLKKQRSNASTSQSFSRSRSRSKSFSRNSSKVREEEFLKWTVLRQDPSMRLFNANEKLKKKEGTYDSDEIYSSESVEDEDKGDDEDEDEDEESEDFEEEESDEEQVSDIDNEVEIDEKLDFDLGMKVLPNFCVSINEVLESRKPWVQQYEKEIESVLPDETTKLDEIEDGYIRAIDLVTKGEGSSKNGDGQSYILFMDLSSESIYALTYVMGCVINNGDTLYIVNWESTLKHIDETIIYNNLKRVKKMTLHLFDCISGVIDNLDVIIVSLTHPYPKHLLSEMIYGLKPMALCCSLSIMLSTLQNFVCSVPTLVVRRKLKRSKRRGLTD
- the MCM10 gene encoding Mcm10p (similar to Saccharomyces cerevisiae MCM10 (YIL150C); ancestral locus Anc_5.703), which translates into the protein MSDPREIAPNDLYQNITPDKEDARRIELELEKIENVKRDLLERLHRKKIEIERRDPNFTGVQVPASPVKKHELQLVEQKDQKLKNINRFEESNENPNELCLQQRFQKQTARLNDSNASTEYFMEKFRDAKRKEKVHIEKHESMMKSRVHTFNGIEPKNEYQHVIVDELEQYSNLWINKRYTPVSNLKSMLHEVKILRLNKLFAKVRPPKFEEPQYSNWVVVGIVSDKSDIKFTASNKPQKYLKFTLTDFKHKVDTYIFGKEGVERYYNLRIGDIIAVLNPEILPWRPSGKQNYIKSFNLRISHPYKCILEIGKSRDLARCPIVVRSTSKECGVPINKKVDRCCEYHREMEIRKGPSKRLDLSGQYALGAPTKLESQPALYRGHTAQNVKIQNFKLTPSYSQNNPHLIDKYGEKSKFFSNRNAAKAFFDDEFQNPDMISNLDNKRRKIMEQRKSNVLNRELDRLLRKDQDLEGKTREEVEKMKQTTQRTLQSGLFQKVGFDPTGGKISRILKNKERSKDGEPKFLSQKDRTVDDLMAFKKEYIILAPSKVDLLNKKNKREKVWQENFGQNKSNDNSESDSDLEIV
- the RRD1 gene encoding peptidylprolyl isomerase RRD1 (similar to Saccharomyces cerevisiae RRD1 (YIL153W); ancestral locus Anc_5.709) codes for the protein MNLPNDQPVVDPFASKFSIPAKRIFDSQTTQYFQHSVANYRLKYFTNKYINLVRGVPLPVSRNITMTITRYILDLLDKCSQFIDETPPLIEPRRFGNLSCRTWHDKINSYLPGELKTIIDNFSTIENENMFNELNYYLLNSFGSKTRLDYGTGHELSFLAFISCIDMIRMLQDMTADDFLLIWQSYYNLTRKLILTYTLEPAGSHGVWGLDDHFHLAYIFGSSQLISDISHLAPKDILKKDVVAEHKENNLYCQAINFIFTVKKGPFNEHSPILYDISKNVKSWSKVLKGLLKMYNDEVLNKFPVVQHFWFGDGFFPWKDNNSGKDLPVFEHSEGESPNPAIMTMMPSSTETMASFNLARSSKSPIMNPNYKMSMHRPPSLSKNSREMKPPSTNVINSYLSRPHSQSSNQNRNTSGSDTNNILHRT